One Bufo gargarizans isolate SCDJY-AF-19 chromosome 3, ASM1485885v1, whole genome shotgun sequence DNA segment encodes these proteins:
- the LOC122930580 gene encoding gastrula zinc finger protein XlCGF26.1-like: MSANSEYLPFPCPECSMSFKCKDHLETHLILHIGKKQFSCSECEKCFSKKSSLVQHQRIHTGEKPFLCSECEKCFSDKSNLVQHQRIHTGEKGFSCPECEKCFSKKSNLEIHQRIHTGVKPFPCPECGKYFNEKSNLVKHQRIHTGEKPFSCLECGKCFRNKSSLVQHQRIHTGEKPFSCPECGKCFRNKSSLVQHQRIHTGEKPFPCPECSMSFKCKDHLETHLKLHIGKKPFSCSECEKCFSKKSNLVQHQRIHTGEKPFSCSECGKCFSDKSNFVQHQRIHTGEKGFSCPECEKCFSKKSVLEVHQRIHTGVKPFPCPECGKCFSKKSILGVHQRIHTGVKPFPCPECEKCFNQKSHFDIHQRIHTGEKPFPCPECSMSFKRKDHLETHLTLHIGKKPFSCPECKKCFSKKSTLVRHQRIHTGEKPFSCTECGKCLTEKSSFVRHQRSHIEEKPI, translated from the coding sequence ATGTCTGCAAATTCAGAATATTTGCCATTTCCATGTCCTGAATGCAGCATGTCATTTAAATGTAAAGATCATCTTGAGACTCATCTGATACTTCACATAGGAAAGAAGcaattttcatgttctgaatgtgagaaatgttttagtaAAAAATCAAGTCTTGtgcaacatcagagaattcacacaggagagaagccatttttatgttctgaatgtgagaagtgttttagtgataaatcaaatcttgtgcaacatcagagaattcacacaggagagaagggatTTTCATGTCccgaatgtgagaagtgttttagtaagaaatcaaatcttgagatacatcagagaattcacaccggGGTTAAGCCATTTCCATGTccggaatgtgggaaatattttaatgagaaatcaaatcttgtgaaacatcagagaattcacacaggagagaagccattttcatgtctggaatgtgggaaatgttttaggaataaatcaagtcttgtgcaacatcagagaattcacacaggagagaagccattttcatgtccggaatgtgggaaatgttttaggaataaatcaagtcttgtgcaacatcagagaattcacaccggagagaagccatttccatgCCCTGAATGCAGCATGTCATTTAAATGTAAAGATCATCTTGAGACTCATCTGAAACTTCACATAGgaaagaagccattttcatgttctgaatgtgagaaatgttttagtaaaaaatcaaatcttgtgcaacatcaaagaattcacacaggagagaagccattttcatgttctgaatgtgggaagtgttttagtgatAAATCAAATTTTGtgcaacatcagagaattcacacaggagagaagggatTTTCATGTCccgaatgtgagaagtgttttagtaAGAAATCAGTTCTTGaggtacatcagagaattcacaccggGGTTAAGCCATTTCCATGTCccgaatgtgggaagtgttttagtaaGAAATCAATTCTTGgggtacatcagagaattcacactggggttaagccatttccatgtcctgaatgtgagaaatgttttaatcaGAAATCACATTTtgatatacatcagagaattcacacaggagagaagccatttccatgtcctGAATGCAGCATGTCATTTAAACGTAAAGATCATCTTGAGACTCATCTGACACTTCACATAGgaaagaagccattttcatgtcccgaATGTAAGAAGTGTTTTAGTAAGAAATCAACTCTTGttcgacatcagagaattcacacaggagagaagccattttcatgcactgaatgtgggaagtgtttaaCTGAAAAATCAAGTTTTGTGAGACACCAGAGAAGTCACATAGAAGAGAAACCTATTTAA